A single window of Channa argus isolate prfri chromosome 2, Channa argus male v1.0, whole genome shotgun sequence DNA harbors:
- the cgref1 gene encoding cell growth regulator with EF hand domain protein 1 isoform X1, with protein sequence MNLSEQKLLPRLTSGMRTGVFMESRLGKLAPCVTSLFLLIHLCVAAPGLPGTQREESADAQPPSVALSNPFGNGEDDRRLLQSYIQSSLKDGQGGPEIATWEQEVFFLFGLYDYDRSGLLDGLEMMKLLSDYNSHHTPGSQASERVVSMVDFLLQSQDINQDGLLAPSELLSPPLPHPQLTTVSRFAPQDSSDNMAPHQEQKVAVEEQLSNPSANEPEKAGDAEQREEIQENEQPQHEAKIVEEEAIKQADELNEVREDPKAEQVQDQRVPVHRGQPEI encoded by the exons ATGAACCTGTCCGAACAAAAGCTGCTTCCTCGTCTCACATCGGGCATGCGGACAG GTGTATTTATGGAGTCTCGCCTGGGCAAATTAGCTCCATGTGTCACGTCCCTGTTCCTGCTCATACACCTGTGCGTGGCAGCACCAGGTTTACCTGGGACACAAAG AGAAGAATCAGCAGACGCCCAGCCTCCTTCAGTAGCGTTGTCCAATCCTTTTGGCAATGGGGAGGACGACCGCAG GTTGCTGCAGAGTTACATTCAATCCAGTCTAAAGGACGGCCAAGGAGGACCAGAGATCGCCACCTGGGAGCAAG AGGTTTTCTTCCTCTTTGGCCTCTATGACTATGACCGCAGTGGGCTCTTGGACGGCTTGGAGATGATGAAGCTGCTTTCAGACTATAACTCCCACCATACACCTGGATCACAGGCCAGTGAGCGG GTGGTGTCGATGGTCGATTTTTTACTCCAGTCTCAGGATATAAACCAGGACGGACTATTGGCCCCATCAGAGCTGCTGTCCCCTCCATTACCTCACCCACAG TTGACAACAGTGTCACGCTTTGCACCACAGGACTCCAGTGACAATATGGCACCTCACCAGGAGCAGAAGGtggcagtggaggagcagctgtcAAACCCCAGTGCTAATGAGCCAGAGAAAGCAGGAGACGcggagcagagagaggagatCCAAGAAAACGAGCAACCTCAACATGAAGCAAAGATAGTAGAAGAGGAAGCAATAAAGCAAGCAGATGAACTGAATGAAGTCCGAGAAGACCCCAAAGCAGAACAGGTGCAGGACCAGCGAGTGCCAGTGCATCGGGGGCAACCGGagatatga
- the cgref1 gene encoding cell growth regulator with EF hand domain protein 1 isoform X2: MNLSEQKLLPRLTSGMRTGVFMESRLGKLAPCVTSLFLLIHLCVAAPGLPGTQREESADAQPPSVALSNPFGNGEDDRRLLQSYIQSSLKDGQGGPEIATWEQEVFFLFGLYDYDRSGLLDGLEMMKLLSDYNSHHTPGSQASERVVSMVDFLLQSQDINQDGLLAPSELLSPPLPHPQDSSDNMAPHQEQKVAVEEQLSNPSANEPEKAGDAEQREEIQENEQPQHEAKIVEEEAIKQADELNEVREDPKAEQVQDQRVPVHRGQPEI; encoded by the exons ATGAACCTGTCCGAACAAAAGCTGCTTCCTCGTCTCACATCGGGCATGCGGACAG GTGTATTTATGGAGTCTCGCCTGGGCAAATTAGCTCCATGTGTCACGTCCCTGTTCCTGCTCATACACCTGTGCGTGGCAGCACCAGGTTTACCTGGGACACAAAG AGAAGAATCAGCAGACGCCCAGCCTCCTTCAGTAGCGTTGTCCAATCCTTTTGGCAATGGGGAGGACGACCGCAG GTTGCTGCAGAGTTACATTCAATCCAGTCTAAAGGACGGCCAAGGAGGACCAGAGATCGCCACCTGGGAGCAAG AGGTTTTCTTCCTCTTTGGCCTCTATGACTATGACCGCAGTGGGCTCTTGGACGGCTTGGAGATGATGAAGCTGCTTTCAGACTATAACTCCCACCATACACCTGGATCACAGGCCAGTGAGCGG GTGGTGTCGATGGTCGATTTTTTACTCCAGTCTCAGGATATAAACCAGGACGGACTATTGGCCCCATCAGAGCTGCTGTCCCCTCCATTACCTCACCCACAG GACTCCAGTGACAATATGGCACCTCACCAGGAGCAGAAGGtggcagtggaggagcagctgtcAAACCCCAGTGCTAATGAGCCAGAGAAAGCAGGAGACGcggagcagagagaggagatCCAAGAAAACGAGCAACCTCAACATGAAGCAAAGATAGTAGAAGAGGAAGCAATAAAGCAAGCAGATGAACTGAATGAAGTCCGAGAAGACCCCAAAGCAGAACAGGTGCAGGACCAGCGAGTGCCAGTGCATCGGGGGCAACCGGagatatga
- the cgref1 gene encoding cell growth regulator with EF hand domain protein 1 isoform X3 produces MESRLGKLAPCVTSLFLLIHLCVAAPGLPGTQREESADAQPPSVALSNPFGNGEDDRRLLQSYIQSSLKDGQGGPEIATWEQEVFFLFGLYDYDRSGLLDGLEMMKLLSDYNSHHTPGSQASERVVSMVDFLLQSQDINQDGLLAPSELLSPPLPHPQLTTVSRFAPQDSSDNMAPHQEQKVAVEEQLSNPSANEPEKAGDAEQREEIQENEQPQHEAKIVEEEAIKQADELNEVREDPKAEQVQDQRVPVHRGQPEI; encoded by the exons ATGGAGTCTCGCCTGGGCAAATTAGCTCCATGTGTCACGTCCCTGTTCCTGCTCATACACCTGTGCGTGGCAGCACCAGGTTTACCTGGGACACAAAG AGAAGAATCAGCAGACGCCCAGCCTCCTTCAGTAGCGTTGTCCAATCCTTTTGGCAATGGGGAGGACGACCGCAG GTTGCTGCAGAGTTACATTCAATCCAGTCTAAAGGACGGCCAAGGAGGACCAGAGATCGCCACCTGGGAGCAAG AGGTTTTCTTCCTCTTTGGCCTCTATGACTATGACCGCAGTGGGCTCTTGGACGGCTTGGAGATGATGAAGCTGCTTTCAGACTATAACTCCCACCATACACCTGGATCACAGGCCAGTGAGCGG GTGGTGTCGATGGTCGATTTTTTACTCCAGTCTCAGGATATAAACCAGGACGGACTATTGGCCCCATCAGAGCTGCTGTCCCCTCCATTACCTCACCCACAG TTGACAACAGTGTCACGCTTTGCACCACAGGACTCCAGTGACAATATGGCACCTCACCAGGAGCAGAAGGtggcagtggaggagcagctgtcAAACCCCAGTGCTAATGAGCCAGAGAAAGCAGGAGACGcggagcagagagaggagatCCAAGAAAACGAGCAACCTCAACATGAAGCAAAGATAGTAGAAGAGGAAGCAATAAAGCAAGCAGATGAACTGAATGAAGTCCGAGAAGACCCCAAAGCAGAACAGGTGCAGGACCAGCGAGTGCCAGTGCATCGGGGGCAACCGGagatatga
- the efcab2 gene encoding dynein regulatory complex protein 8 isoform X1: MAEDEQSSEGVVPDVHKKIKAAFEAFDYEFNNTVDVREISTIIYSLGCFPTQNDLHDFLAEVEEDHTRYIHLNRFLPAMTKVLLENRFPPIPEDHLLQAFEVLDKDKKGYLEPEELTKYMTKEGEPFTQEEMDEMLTALVDHEKNRVYYKDLINQLTVDPDM, translated from the exons aTGGCGGAGGATGAGCAGAGTTCAG AAGGCGTCGTGCCAGACGTTCACAAGAAGATTAAAGCAGCATTTGAGGCGTTTGACTATGAGTTTAACAACACGGTGGATGTCCG ggaGATTAGCACCATCATATATTCTCTTGGTTGCTTCCCAACTCAAAATGACCTTCATGACTTTTTAGCTGAG GTGGAGGAGGACCACACAAGATATATCCATTTGAACAGGTTCCTCCCTGCCATGACCAAAGTGCTGTTGGAGAACAG gttTCCTCCCATTCCTGAGGATCATCTGCTTCAGGCCTTCGAG GTTCTGGACAAAGACAAGAAAGGATACCTGGAGCCTGAGGAGCTGACAAAATACATGACTAAGGAAG GTGAACCCTTCACTCAGGAAGAGATGGATGAGATGCTGACAGCACTTGTTGACCACGAAAAGAATCGTGTCTATTACAAAGACTTAATCAACCAGCTGACAGTGGACCCCGACATGTAA
- the efcab2 gene encoding dynein regulatory complex protein 8 isoform X2, whose product MAEDEQSSGVVPDVHKKIKAAFEAFDYEFNNTVDVREISTIIYSLGCFPTQNDLHDFLAEVEEDHTRYIHLNRFLPAMTKVLLENRFPPIPEDHLLQAFEVLDKDKKGYLEPEELTKYMTKEGEPFTQEEMDEMLTALVDHEKNRVYYKDLINQLTVDPDM is encoded by the exons aTGGCGGAGGATGAGCAGAGTTCAG GCGTCGTGCCAGACGTTCACAAGAAGATTAAAGCAGCATTTGAGGCGTTTGACTATGAGTTTAACAACACGGTGGATGTCCG ggaGATTAGCACCATCATATATTCTCTTGGTTGCTTCCCAACTCAAAATGACCTTCATGACTTTTTAGCTGAG GTGGAGGAGGACCACACAAGATATATCCATTTGAACAGGTTCCTCCCTGCCATGACCAAAGTGCTGTTGGAGAACAG gttTCCTCCCATTCCTGAGGATCATCTGCTTCAGGCCTTCGAG GTTCTGGACAAAGACAAGAAAGGATACCTGGAGCCTGAGGAGCTGACAAAATACATGACTAAGGAAG GTGAACCCTTCACTCAGGAAGAGATGGATGAGATGCTGACAGCACTTGTTGACCACGAAAAGAATCGTGTCTATTACAAAGACTTAATCAACCAGCTGACAGTGGACCCCGACATGTAA
- the adpgk2 gene encoding ADP-dependent glucokinase, translating to METGGTVSWVKYGPFLSLVVVLLALWLRTPQNEVLDDRLDTVLSSLLRAEQRAGMNSVARPKVAIGFGGCVDLIVDGVSLLKKIGLPPTDQPLHHDYLENAEQLAQSFAYFFAPGAAAERFMLNNTLFGELVESSRDLPGNRWSIGGNAPVMAGRMATEGCDVLLGGSFSTDFTEVLSQHITVAGNTVEEPDIHLVLEYPSGADWGSYTSRRANRYIIHSDEHNPYLASMEEFAKKLKEFKPDLLVVGGLQMMDNFPFQTGEREALLSRLADLLLSSSPQIGVHFEMASFVEESIMEDLLHYVIPHADSLGMNEQELPNLLSLLKGSNIKVLSDPNPRVATVLDQMREVYRIMNQRYKDASAESDSVSSKAERKPLTRLHVHTLAFQAMIVTRGSQWKNTMSATAKASLTANRHVCGSNDIDPSKARLIMDDSFSVSRREGSQRIPLQETRPVSCWEEEDYEICVAPVLVCTEVYQTAGGGDNISAAGLVLQI from the exons ATGGAGACGGGAGGCACAGTGTCGTGGGTGAAATACGGACCCTTTTTGTCCCTCGTTGTAGTTCTTTTGGCCCTTTGGCTCCGGACACCCCAGAATGAAGTACTGGACGACCGGTTGGATACGGTCCTGTCCTCTCTGCTCCGGGCTGAACAGAGAGCCGGGATGAACAGCGTCGCTAGACCGAAAGTGGCCATTG ggTTTGGAGGCTGTGTTGACCTGATAGTGGACGGTGTATCGTTGCTGAAAAAGATTGGCCTCCCTCCCACGGACCAGCCCCTTCATCACGACTACTTAGAAAATGCAGAACAGCTGGCTCAGAGCTTTGCCTACTTCTTTGCACCAGGAGCTGCTGCAGA GCGCTTTATGCTAAATAACACCCTCTTTGGTGAGCTGGTTGAGTCGTCCCGTGACCTACCTGGGAACAGATGGTCAATTGGTGGCAATGCTCCGGTAATGGCTGGTCGCATGGCAACTGAGGGGTGTGATGTGTTGCTTGGAGGAAGTTTCAGCACCGACTTTACTGAAGTTCTGTCCCAGCACATCACAg TGGCTGGAAACACAGTGGAAGAACCCGACATTCATCTGGTCCTCGAGTATCCATCTGGAGCAGACTGGGGAAGCTATACTTCACGTAGAGCAAACAG ATATATAATCCACAGCGATGAACATAACCCCTACCTGGCCTCCATGGAGGAGTTTGCTAAGAAACTCAAGGAGTTCAAGCCAGACCTGCTGGTGGTGGGTGGGCTGCAGATGATGGATAATTTCCCCTTTCAGACAG GTGAACGGGAGGCCCTTCTTTCCCGCCTGGCCGACCTGCTGTTGTCCTCATCTCCTCAAATCGGTGTCCATTTTGAGATGGCCAGTTTTGTAGAGGAGAGCATAATGGAAGACTTGCTTCACTATGTCATACCCCAT GCGGACTCTTTGGGAATGAATGAACAGGAGCTTCCCAACCTGCTCAGTCTGCTGAAAGGCTCCAACATCAAAGTGTTGTCTGACCCCAACCCACGTGTAGCTACTGTGCTCGACCAGATGAGGGAGGTCTATCGCATTATGAACCAGCGCTACAAGGATGCCAGTGCAGAAAGTGACTCAGTCAGTTCTAAAGCGGAGCGGAAACCACTGACCCGGCTCCATGTTCACACGCTGGCCTTTCAGGCAATGATTGTGACGCGTGGCTCTCAGTGGAAGAACACCATGTCAGCCACAGCCAAGGCCTCTCTCACAGCTAACCGCCATGTCTGTGGCTCTAATGACATTGACCCTAGCAAGGCCAGACTCATTATGGATGACTCCTTCTCTGTTAGTAGGAGGGAAGGCAGCCAGCGTATTCCTCTGCAGGAGACCAGGCCCGTCAGCTgctgggaggaggaggactaTGAGATCTGCGTCGCACCGGTACTAGTGTGTACTGAGGTTTATCAGACTGCAGGTGGAGGGGACAATATTTCAGCTGCTGGCCTGGTGCTGCAGATTTAG
- the ctsba gene encoding cathepsin B: MWSAAFLLLAASLSVSLARPNFHALSSDMINYINKINTTWKAGHNFHNVDSSYIQKLCGTKLNGPKLPVLVQYTGDVTLPKEFDSRKQWPNCPTLKEIRDQGSCGSCWAFGAAEAISDRVCIQSKGKVNVEISAEDLLTCCDSCGFGCNGGYPSAAWDFWTQEGLVSGGLYDSHIGCRPYTIAPCEHHVNGSRPPCTGEGGDTPKCVRQCETGYTPNYKKDKRFGKTAYTVLANMVQIQSEIYKNGPVEGAFTVYEDFVLYKTGVYQHVSGSAVGGHAIKILGWGEENGVPYWLCANSWNTDWGDNGFFKFLRGSDHCGIESEIVAGIPK, encoded by the exons atgtGGTCTGCAGCCTTCCTGCTACTGGCTGCCAGCTTGTCGGTGAGCCTGGCCAGACCCAACTTCCATGCACTGTCCAGTGATATGATCAACTACATCAATAAGATCAACACTACCTGGAAG GCTGGTCACAACTTCCACAATGTCGACAGCAGCTACATACAGAAACTGTGCGGTACAAAGCTGAATGGTCCTAAACTGCCAGTCTT GGTTCAGTATACTGGAGATGTGACACTTCCCAAAGAATTTGACTCTAGAAAGCAGTGGCCCAACTGTCCCACGCTGAAGGAAATCAGAGACCAGGGCTCCTGTGGATCCTGCTGG GCATTTGGTGCTGCAGAGGCCATCTCAGACCGTGTGTGTATCCAAAGCAAAGGCAAGGTCAATGTGGAGATTTCAGCTGAGGATCTGCTGACCTGCTGTGACAGCTGTGGCTTTGG ATGTAATGGTGGCTATCCTTCAGCTGCCTGGGACTTCTGGACCCAAGAGGGACTGGTCAGCGGAGGGCTCTATGACTCTCACATTG GTTGCAGGCCCTACACCATCGCTCCATGTGAGCACCATGTGAATGGTAGCAGACCCCCCTGCACTGGAGAGGGTGGAGACACACCAAAGTGTGTCCGTCAGTGTGAAACTGGATACACACCCAACTACAAAAAAGACAAGCGTTTTG GTAAAACCGCTTACACTGTGCTGGCAAATATGGTGCAGATTCAGTCTGAGATTTACAAGAATGGTCCAGTAGAAGGTGCCTTTACAGTCTATGAAGACTTTGTGTTGTACAAGACTG GTGTGTACCAACATGTGTCTGGGTCTGCTGTGGGTGGTCATGCCATCAAGATCCTGGGATGGGGGGAGGAGAATGGTGTTCCCTACTGGCTTTGTGCAAACTCCTGGAACACTGACTGGGGTGATAATG GATTCTTTAAATTCCTACGTGGATCAGATCATTGTGGTATTGAGTCTGAGATTGTGGCTGGAATTCCCAAATAA